Genomic DNA from Fusarium keratoplasticum isolate Fu6.1 chromosome 2, whole genome shotgun sequence:
CGACTTTTCGAGAGTCACCCCCCAGCTTCTCGATCTCATCTCTTAGCATCCCATGGATATGCTCCACGCTGGGACGCATCTCGCCGCGCGCCTCAGGCTCCCAATCGCCGGTGCCCTCGTACCACTGATGGATGAGAGACCGACGGTACTTTGTCGCTCGTGCGAGTGGCGCTGTAGGGAAGACGAGGCGGGCGTGGGGGAGGGAGTCTCGGAGGGTGGTTGAGGGTgctgtcgagatggaggagaggaggggacCGTGGAACTTTTGGGCGTTGAAGCCTCGGCCATGGAGGATAATGATTGTGAGGTTGTGGGATGAGACCGGTTGGAGGACTATTGGAAATGGGAATTGGCCTGGCTGAAGACGCGAGGGGTTGATTTGTGGTGTGTCGCCGCTCGATGACATGGCTGATCAAGGCGATATGGGCCAAAGTGAAGCCTCTAGTGATGCATTAGCATACATTTTCGATGTAATTTTGGAACAAGAGTAACTATTATATACTTTATCTTATCCTGTTAAGATTCTTGCTACGGTATGATGCCTGCTCGTGGAATTTGTATGTTGAAGCAATTCGTGATGAAAGTTTGTATGAGCCAGGTTGGATAATGAGAGGTCCAGCGCTTATAGGTCAGCACCACGAACCTACTATGAGAGGACTAATGCAGCAAAACCACGACATGTAACGATTGTTACACAAGAAAACACCAAATACGCACAAATAACTGTAATTGCAATTTATTACAAATTTCTACATGTACATCGACTTATTCATGGTTGACCAGTCACTGCCGAGACAAACCACCATCTCACCCGCGACGTGTCAAAAACCCCACGTAAACCctccaacctcatcaacacGCTCAAAATgaacctcctcgaccatGCCACGCACCCGATTCTCACCCTAACAGCCGCCTTCACCGGCTGGAaggccctcctcctctccataGCCGTCGGCGCGTCCGTCGGCCCAGACTACGACACGTCGACGTCGCTGTTTTTCGAGGCTGTGCACAACGACACGCCTAGGCACGCCTCCCTCGCTGCGCGGCTGACGAGGTGGGATGCTTTGTATTTTATGCATGATGCACATGTTGGAAAGGTTTATGAGCAGGAGTGGGCTTTTGGTGTTGGGTTGCCGGTCGTTGTGCGTGGTGTGAGGCATCTTTTGGGCGTTGATGCCTTGGAGGCTACCATCGCCGTTGCCGTCTCTCACGTCTCGCATCTCGTCGCTGTGTTGGCGCTGTATCAACTCACCGTCATTCTCTTTGGGAACCGGAGGCTTGCGTTCTTGGCGGCTGCTGTGCACATCTTCTCCCCAGCGGGACTGTTCTTGTCAGCTCCGTACGCCGAGAGCACGTTTTCATGTCTTTCGTTTGTTGGAAACCTTCTCTTTGCCATTGGCTTCAAGAACGGTCCCGACTCTCTCCAGCGAAACGCCGCCGTTGTGGGAGCCGGCCTGGCGTACGGCATCGCGGCAACGTTTCGCAGCAACGGGCTCTTTGGCGGCATCCTGTTTGCCGTTGAGGCTATCAGGAACCTTTTGGCGCTCACCAACGGCTTCAGCATCTCAAAGGTTTTGAGATTAGTTGCGCCTGTGATTGGAGGTCTGCTCGTCGCGGTCGGGTTTGTTGCGCCGCAGGTGATTGCATGGATGAGATATTGCAACGTGCAAGGGGAGCTGCGACCTTGGTGTGTGCGTCTTATGCCGAGCATTTACACATTTGTTCAAGAAGAATACTGGTACGTTTCTCATACTCTTATTGTTGTTTAGCTTTCTAATTGTTGGGCAGGGACGTTGGCTTCCTCAAGTACTGGACTCCCAACCAGATTccccttttcctcctcgcaGCCCCGATGCTCACACTGCTCGTCAAGTCTGGCACCGAGTTAATGAGCGAGTCGAACCTAAATCTCAGAGCTACAGACTCGCAGGGCCGAGTTCTAGTTCGCACGCTGGCGGGCATGCAGACTCTCCTCGCGGTCCTAGCCATCACCAACTACCACGTCCAGATCATCAGCCGTCTATCTTCCGGCTACCCAGCATGGTACTGGTGGGTAGCCTCATGCctgatggacaagaagagaTCAAGTCTGGGCTAcggtgtcgtcgtcttcatcaccatgtaCGCAGCGATCCAGGGGGGTTTGTTTGCGTCGTTTCTGCCTCCTGCTTAGATGATGTGCATACAAACGAGAGCTCTACatattttatttctatttAGTCTTTTTATTCAAGCTTCTGTACTTGGCAGTTCCTGTCAAGTTAAAATTGCACTGTGTTGGTAGTGACGGTCGCTGCCTACGTCCCAAACGGGTAAATTTGAGTTGAATGTGAGGCTATGAATCACGGTCAAAAAAAGGTACAATCAGGATAAACCTCACTTTTCCTTCAGTTTGTTTACAATAACAACCTCAGCAGAACAATAAGGCACTGTTTAGCCTTTCGTTCGGTCTCTTTCGTCCATATAAACCAAccttctctctccccttcttcccttcttctctcctcctctgcatCATCGTCTCATCAACACACGAGAACAACAACCAAGACACA
This window encodes:
- a CDS encoding GPI mannosyltransferase 2, translated to MNLLDHATHPILTLTAAFTGWKALLLSIAVGASVGPDYDTSTSLFFEAVHNDTPRHASLAARLTRWDALYFMHDAHVGKVYEQEWAFGVGLPVVVRGVRHLLGVDALEATIAVAVSHVSHLVAVLALYQLTVILFGNRRLAFLAAAVHIFSPAGLFLSAPYAESTFSCLSFVGNLLFAIGFKNGPDSLQRNAAVVGAGLAYGIAATFRSNGLFGGILFAVEAIRNLLALTNGFSISKVLRLVAPVIGGLLVAVGFVAPQVIAWMRYCNVQGELRPWCVRLMPSIYTFVQEEYWDVGFLKYWTPNQIPLFLLAAPMLTLLVKSGTELMSESNLNLRATDSQGRVLVRTLAGMQTLLAVLAITNYHVQIISRLSSGYPAWYWWVASCLMDKKRSSLGYGVVVFITMYAAIQGGLFASFLPPA